CCTCCGTACCTCGTACTCCGTACTCCGTACCTTCGCACTCACGCACTTTCGCACTTTCGCACTCGCCGTTTAAGATGTCCCCCGCTCACTCAACCCACCCCCGACCGGCACGGGCATGGACGCGCAACGAAGCGGGGCCGAGGCGCTCAAGCGCAGGGCGGCGGAGGCGGCCGCCGAGTGGATCGACGACGGGATGGTGCTGGGGCTCGGCACCGGCTCCACGGTGCGCCACCTCCTGGACGTGATCGCCGAGCGGCGCGCCGCGGGCGAGTGGCAGGCCATCGTGGGGGTGCCCACCTCGGTCGACACCGAGCAGCGCGCCCGCCGGCTGGGGATCCCCCTGGCCACCCTCGCCGAGCAGCCGCAGCTCGACCTCACCGTCGACGGCGCCGACGAGGTGGACCCGCAGCTCAACCTGATCAAGGGCCTGGGCGGCGCGCTCCTGCGCGAGAAGATCGTGGCCTCGGCCAGCGAGGCGCTGGTGATCGTGGCCGACGCCTCGAAGGTGGTGGAGCGCCTGGGGACGCGCGCGCCGCTTCCCGTGGAGGTGGACCCCTACGGCGAGCCGGTGCTCGAGCGCTTCCTGCGCTTCATCGGCGCCGAGCCCG
This portion of the Longimicrobium sp. genome encodes:
- the rpiA gene encoding ribose-5-phosphate isomerase RpiA; its protein translation is MDAQRSGAEALKRRAAEAAAEWIDDGMVLGLGTGSTVRHLLDVIAERRAAGEWQAIVGVPTSVDTEQRARRLGIPLATLAEQPQLDLTVDGADEVDPQLNLIKGLGGALLREKIVASASEALVIVADASKVVERLGTRAPLPVEVDPYGEPVLERFLRFIGAEPVLRRGGDGAPFVTDGGHHILDCRFPDGIADPKALEATLSRRAGVLETGLFLGMATAAVIAREDGVEVRHAGAAR